A genomic segment from Acidimicrobiales bacterium encodes:
- a CDS encoding nuclear transport factor 2 family protein produces the protein MTDTADDPRREANRATFMAIMEAITRGDYGELESLVAEDLVFELPYGPSFMPNPVEGRDAWMAMSTQTFAMFSSFVQHVDEVYDLVDPDMLIAEYHSDAVVTHNGNAYRNRYLGVLRFRNGLVCGWKEFHNPEATKALT, from the coding sequence ATGACCGACACCGCAGACGACCCGCGCCGCGAGGCAAACCGGGCGACCTTCATGGCGATCATGGAGGCCATCACCCGGGGCGACTACGGCGAGCTGGAGTCGCTGGTGGCCGAGGACCTGGTCTTCGAGTTGCCCTACGGGCCGTCGTTCATGCCCAACCCGGTGGAGGGACGCGACGCGTGGATGGCAATGTCCACGCAGACGTTCGCCATGTTCTCGTCGTTCGTCCAGCACGTCGACGAGGTGTACGACCTCGTCGATCCGGACATGCTGATCGCCGAGTACCACAGCGACGCCGTCGTGACGCACAACGGCAACGCGTATCGCAATCGCTACCTCGGGGTGCTCCGGTTCCGCAACGGACTGGTGTGCGGTTGGAAGGAGTTCCACAACCCCGAGGCCACCAAGGCGCTGACGTGA
- a CDS encoding serine hydrolase domain-containing protein, with translation MSAGGAAAPIDGTVDPAFAAVRDAFAANFDAGLELGSSLAISVGGRNVVDLWGGHLDAERTRPWQRDSLVCVFSCTKGVVAVATMWAVDRGLIDLDRPVADYWPEFAAEGKADLPVRWLLTHEAGLSAIGTRMPFGSLSDWDAMTTALAVQAPWWQPGSGHGYHGVTFGHLIGEVLRRATGRTVGQIVRDELGGPLDVDLLMPLPPEDDARTSDLIVEMSPDGTFFDRWDAKTSLGPRSFGNPPDSNDPNHCMTPMFRRAEVPAANMHANARALDRLYAVLAVGGSVPGLTVASPELVEEFGRCHVRGDDLVMELPTAFGLGFEHTIPEWPFGPGERTYGHNGSGGSLGIVDPETGVSLGYAMNRLWWGATRSDPRWDGIFEALYAAL, from the coding sequence GTGAGCGCCGGGGGTGCCGCTGCGCCGATCGACGGGACCGTCGACCCGGCGTTCGCCGCCGTACGCGATGCCTTCGCGGCCAACTTCGACGCGGGGCTCGAACTCGGCTCGTCCCTGGCGATCAGTGTGGGCGGCCGCAATGTCGTGGACCTCTGGGGCGGTCATCTCGACGCGGAGCGCACGCGGCCGTGGCAGCGCGACTCGCTGGTGTGCGTGTTCTCCTGCACGAAGGGCGTCGTGGCGGTCGCGACGATGTGGGCGGTCGACCGGGGCCTCATCGACCTCGACCGCCCGGTCGCCGACTACTGGCCCGAGTTCGCCGCCGAAGGCAAGGCCGACCTGCCGGTGCGATGGCTGCTCACCCATGAGGCCGGCCTGTCCGCCATCGGGACGCGGATGCCGTTCGGCTCTCTCAGCGACTGGGATGCCATGACCACGGCCCTGGCCGTGCAGGCGCCCTGGTGGCAGCCGGGATCCGGGCACGGCTACCACGGCGTGACCTTCGGTCATCTGATCGGCGAAGTGCTGCGCCGAGCTACGGGGCGCACCGTGGGGCAGATCGTTCGCGACGAGCTCGGCGGACCGCTCGACGTGGATCTGCTGATGCCACTTCCCCCCGAGGACGACGCCCGCACGTCGGATCTGATCGTGGAGATGTCGCCGGACGGCACGTTCTTCGACCGTTGGGATGCGAAAACGTCCCTGGGACCCAGGTCGTTCGGCAATCCGCCCGACAGCAACGACCCCAACCACTGCATGACCCCCATGTTCCGCCGGGCGGAGGTCCCGGCCGCCAACATGCACGCCAACGCCCGGGCCCTCGACCGCCTCTACGCGGTGCTGGCCGTCGGCGGTTCGGTGCCCGGGCTGACGGTGGCATCGCCCGAGCTCGTCGAGGAGTTCGGTCGATGCCACGTGCGCGGCGACGATCTGGTGATGGAGCTGCCGACGGCGTTCGGTCTCGGCTTCGAGCACACGATTCCGGAGTGGCCGTTCGGGCCCGGCGAACGGACTTACGGCCACAACGGTTCGGGCGGATCGCTCGGGATCGTCGACCCCGAAACCGGGGTGTCGCTGGGCTACGCCATGAACCGCCTGTGGTGGGGAGCGACGAGGTCGGACCCCCGCTGGGACGGCATCTTCGAGGCGCTCTACGCCGCGCTCTGA